A single genomic interval of Penicillium psychrofluorescens genome assembly, chromosome: 2 harbors:
- a CDS encoding uncharacterized protein (ID:PFLUO_003046-T1.cds;~source:funannotate): MSDEVYDGAVGIDLGTTYSCVANYEGSNVEIIANDQGSYTTPSFVSFTDKERLIGEAAKNQAAMNPANTIFDIKRLIGRRFDDPIVKKDVESWPFKVVDQGGSPAVQVEYLGEDKTFTPQEISSMVLMKMKEVAEIKLGKKVEKAVVTVPAYFNDNQRQATKDAGAIAGLNVLRIINEPTAAAIAYGLGSGKSEKERNVLIYDLGGGTFDVSLLNIQGGVFTVKATAGDTHLGGQDFDTNLLDFFKKEFQRKTGKDLSGDARALRRLRTACERAKRTLSNATQTTVEIDSLFDGEDFNSSVTRARFEDLNAKSFSGTLEPVQQVLKDSGLEKSKVDEIVLVGGSTRIPRIQKLLSDFFDGKKLEKSINPDEAVAYGAAVQAGILSGKATSAETQDLLLLDVVPLSLGVAMEGNIFAPVVTRGQTVPTIKKRTFTTVVDNQTTVQFPVYQGERTNCADNTSLGEFTLAPIPPMRAGEAALECVFEVDVNGILKVTATEKSSGRSANITISNAVGKLSSTEIDQMVEDAAKFKTSDEAFTKKFESRQQLESYISRVEEIVSDPTMSLKIKRGNKEKIESALSDAMAQLEVEDSTPEDLKKKELALKRLITKAMATR; the protein is encoded by the exons ATGTCTGACGAAGTTTATGACGGCGCGGTCGGCATCGACCTGG GTACTACCTACTCATGTGTTGCCAACTACGAGGGCAGCAATGTCGAGATCA TTGCCAACGACCAGGGTAGCTACACTACCCCCTCCTTCGTCTCGTTCACCGACAAGGAGCGTTTGATCGGTGAGGCCGCCAAGAACCAGGCTGCCATGAACCCGGCGAACACCATCTTCGACATCAA GCGTCTGATCGGTCGGCGGTTTGATGACCCCATCGTGAAGAAGGATGTCGAGTCCTGGCCCTTCAAGGTCGTCGACCAGGGTGGCAGCCCTGCCGTCCAGGTTGAGTACCTCGGTGAGGACAAGACCTTCACTCCTCAGGAGATCTCTTCCATGGTCCTCATGAAG ATGAAAGAGGTTGCCGAGATCAAGctcggcaagaaggtcgagaaggctGTCGTCACCGTGCCCGCCTATTTCAACGACAACCAGCGTCAGGCTACCAAGGATGCCGGTGCCATCGCCGGTCTCAACGTtctccgcatcatcaacgAGCCTACCGCGGCCGCCATTGCCTACGGTCTCGGCTCCGGTAAGTccgagaaggagcgcaatGTCCTGATCTAcgatctgggtggtggtaCCTTTGATGTGTCTCTGCTGAACATCCAGGGTGGTGTCTTCACTGTCAAGGCCACCGCTGGTGACACCCACCTGGGTGGTCAGGACTTCGACACCAACCTgctcgacttcttcaagAAGGAGTTCCAGCGCAAGACCGGCAAGGACCTGTCCGGTGATGCCCGTGCCCTCCGTCGTCTGCGCACCGCTTGCGAGCGTGCTAAGCGTACCCTGTCCAACGCTACCCAGACCACTGTGGAGATCGACTCCCTGTTCGACGGTGAGGACTTCAACTCGTCGGTCACCCGTGCCCGTTTCGAGGACCTGAACGCCAAGAGCTTCAGCGGCACCCTGGAGCCTGTCCAGCAGGTTCTGAAGGACTCTGGCctggagaagagcaaggtTGACGAGATTGTCCTTGTTGGTGGTTCTACCCGTATCCCCCGTATCCAGAAGCTTCTGAGCGACTTCTTTGATGGCAAGAAGCTTGAGAAG AGTATCAACCCCGACGAGGCCGTTGCTTACGGTGCTGCCGTCCAGGCCGGCATCCTTTCGGGCAAGGCTACTTCCGCTGAGACCCAGGACCTGCTGCTTCTGGATGTTGTTCCCCTCTCTCTGGGTGTTGCCATGGAGGGCAACATCTTCGCCCCCGTCGTTACCCGTGGCCAGACCGTCCCCACTATCAAGAAGCGCACTTTCACCACCGTGGTTGACAACCAGACCACCGTGCAGTTCCCCGTCTACCAGGGTGAGCGTACTAACTGTGCCGATAACACCTCCCTGGGTGAGTTCACCCTGGCTCCCATCCCCCCGATGCGGGCTGGTGAGGCCGCTCTGGAGTGTGTTTTCGAGGTCGACGTCAACGGTATCCTGAAGGTTACCGCTACCGAGAAGTCCTCCGGCCGCAGCGCCAACATCACCATCTCCAACGCTGTTGGCAAGCTGTCCAGCACCGAGATCGATCAGATGGTTGAGGACGCCGCCAAGTTCAAGACCAGCGACGAGGCCTTCACTAAGAAGTTCGAGTCCCGCCAACAGCTCGAGTCGTACATCTCGCGTGTCGAGGAAATCGTCTCCGATCCGACCATGTCCCTGAAGATTAAGCGCGgcaacaaggagaagatcgagtCCGCTCTCAGCGACGCAATGGCGCAACTGGAGGTCGAGGACTCCACCCCTGAagacctgaagaagaaggagctggcCCTCAAGCGCCTGATCACCAAGGCCATGGCTACTCGGTAA
- a CDS encoding uncharacterized protein (ID:PFLUO_003047-T1.cds;~source:funannotate), whose protein sequence is MHRIAAQFFRAFCPRTAIRARPIIVPVYLPHRPTLPQHGRSFTHSPVLCKKKDKPKRSAPPEPESTSKDSPSDDPFDLSQLHTGIAAATARLKDDLSKLRAGGRFNTATLEGLRVHLGKERNDSVRLGDLAQVVPKGGRTVTVLAADEDHIKPVTSAIVSSTLSLTPQPDPHNALQLNIAIPPPTKESRDQSVLAAKQAFEKAASAVRDSRGAMHKRLQDMQKKKVARPDDVRKAQDQMEKASDKGQKDVKDLFEAAKRALEQA, encoded by the exons ATGCACCGCATCGCGGCCCAGTTCTTCCGCGCGTTCTGCCCTCGTACAGCAATTCGCGCTCGACCAATTATTGTCCCAGTATACCTCCCGCACCGGCCGACTCTGCCCCAACACGGCCGTAGCTTCACCCACTCGCCGGTCCTCTGCAAGAAAAAGGACAAACCCAAGAGAAGCGCTCCTCCTGAGCCGGAATCTACTAGCAAGGACTCGCCCTCCGATGACCCATTCGATCTTTCGCAATTGCACACCGGTATCGCGGCCGCGACCGCGCGCCTGAAAGATGATCTATCTAAGCTTCGTGCCGGAGGCCGGTTCAACACTGCGACCCTGGAAGGACTGAGGGTTCATCTGGGCAAAGAACGCAACGACTCCGTCAGGCTGGGGGACCTGGCCCAGGTCGTGCCCAAGGGTGGGCGCACGGTCACCGTTTTGGCggccgatgaagat CACATCAAACCCGTCACATCGGCAATTGTCTCGTCAACCCTCTCCCTAACACCACAACCCGATCCGCATAATGCCCTCCAGctcaacatcgccatcccCCCGCCCACGAAGGAGTCGCGGGATCAGAGTGTTCTGGCTGCCAAGCAGGCGTTTGAGAAAGCCGCCAGTGCAGTCCGCGACTCGCGCGGAGCGATGCACAAGCGTCTGCAAGAtatgcagaagaagaaggtggcaAGGCCGGACGATGTACGCAAAGCTCAAgaccagatggaaaaggCTTCCGATAAGGGCCAGAAGGACGTTAAGGATCTATTCGAGGCGGCCAAGCGCGCGTTGGAACAAGCATGA
- a CDS encoding uncharacterized protein (ID:PFLUO_003048-T1.cds;~source:funannotate), which yields MFRPQLRRALHFDRARVAVFTPTRQLSVTRPLAADKSPSPAKPGQNRRGPSSSSAGPQKNAGGIDARSFAAPRAGGEPAKFLQTARLRRGLAARKPGKPPAKGSVKGKRQQRARGPRRSEADEGDDFGSSDIDKIEQEQMLQSRPRPTRYEPQDIGFSSLKETWPSLPTDTNSRSAAVFEKLSSLSGRFANGYVPPYELGRRLWKGQSVLFFSEEEKAEALQETKRLAQLRADKLSQKKGEDVKPKDIDFAPINAETTNGLMETLAQGKYPALDADKDQLPAISNVMRNLRSNGTYQSAGKQPQFVAKVESLLAGPKVKRT from the exons ATGTTCCGCCCACAGCTTCGGCGGGCGCTGCACTTTGATCGCGCCCGGGTTGCAGTGTTCACTCCTACCCGTCAACTTTCAGTTACCCGTCCACTGGCTGCAGACAAGAGCCCGTCTCCAG CCAAACCCGGACAAAATCGACGCGgtccctcttcttcatcggccgGCCCTCAGAAGAATGCCGGAGGAATTGATGCACGATCATTCGCAGCACCACGGGCTGGTGGAGAGCCCGCGAAGTTTCTTCAGACCGCACGACTGCGGCGGGGTCTTGCAGCCCGCAAGCCTGGCAAACCTCCAGCGAAAGGGAGCGTGAAGGGAAAGAGACAGCAACGGGCCCGAGGTCCAAGGAGATCTGAAGCggatgagggcgatgatTTTGGATCATCTGATATCGACAAAATCGAAcaggagcagatgctccaGTCTCGACCGCGTCCCACGCGCTACGAACCCCAGGATATCGGCTTCTCCTCGCTCAAAGAGACCTGGCCCTCTCTCCCAACAGACACAAACTCACGGTCAGCGGCCGTTTTCGAAAAGTTGTCCAGTTTGAGTGGCCGCTTTGCGAATGGATACGTCCCGCCATATGAGTTGGGAAGACGGCTGTGGAAGGGCCAGAGCGTGCTCTTCTTTAGCGAAGAGGAAAAGGCAGAGGCTCTGCAAGAGACTAAGCGGTTGGCCCAGCTGCGTGCCGACAAGTTGTCacagaagaagggcgaggatgTGAAGCCCAAGGATATCGATTTCGCACCCATCAACGCGGAAACCACGAACGGCTTGATGGAAACACTCGCGCAAGGGAAATACCCAGCATTGGACGCGGACAAGGACCAATTACCCGCAATCAGCAACGTCATGAGGAACCTGCGCAGCAACGGGACCTACCAGTCGGCAGGCAAGCAGCCACAGTTTGTGGCCAAGGTCGAGTCGCTGCTCGCCGGGCCCAAGGTTAAGCGCACTTAG
- a CDS encoding uncharacterized protein (ID:PFLUO_003049-T1.cds;~source:funannotate) has translation MLRRKPTAIAVTSEDVAAFEEARLRKLAEENKQPDHAKGTSAVGFDPSDELKPLPGDKARIVRSREERIGIGRRG, from the coding sequence ATGCTTCGACGGAAACCCACAGCCATCGCAGTCACGTCTGAAGACGTTGCTGCGTTTGAGGAAGCGCGACTTCGCAAGCTGGCCGAAGAAAACAAGCAGCCTGATCATGCCAAGGGTACTTCGGCGGTCGGTTTTGACCCAAGCGACGAGTTGAAGCCCCTGCCAGGCGACAAGGCGAGGATTGTGCGATCCCGCGAGGAAAGAATCGGCATTGGTCGGCGTGGTTGA
- a CDS encoding uncharacterized protein (ID:PFLUO_003050-T1.cds;~source:funannotate) gives MAMPQQPYRQQQPYPAQPQMYVEPEQSTAENLSEVLGELKIDESGIAPYIRRQRADRVEPDAPVQDDAEDRLPPLSTGAGATIRIPPELMPADEDVMAYFKIFFDDIHPYVPVIPRSHLYYQWQNDRSSLSPLLLEALFACAGRLSDEASEGAQWLALANRHEPSFMDVPRLSTIQALLLLLKARESRPKKGYYYRSWQTVKTIVSMAKDLDIHEHYSLHAEGKPCDLSPIECLVSTRVWQALLVVEVMIGGPQGRSDFGVDPETVDMRPTLDIRGLDQYEIDRSRQHAYFVRNAHHIRIIADVYHKVKKQKDWEADPRFAQKNPLFIDWLRNLPPDLQVNYPADGSPPWLPSHFVGNMHSHCHLGIILLHRPQLLASQSFTAGGGWKVHMSLCYSSARSLCRLQEAILKQFGLSGLLYMQRGINFAIYCILTCTMLHLVAITSPDPQFNSDAREYFTRHMRILERCSAAWPMPEIQAQIDSLRLAFSADTSRPFELKPSFPYGSPSEPYHPSPPLDAHYHPHLSQVATNVQSRVGFNMHPLTPPISAGTEDSKSDTSSQLQSLGMVPHQPPTTHPLDAPLVDENSWDPTRIINQWDMAFSVAPSSVSTNSPPMPMHNAAQGVPNMVHDQYVQYESPTKMTSVAPQQSISPQFQQPPIMITARDWQQSVASVYDPQGLKRRWNYSVDLGSQDHMVKRQRG, from the exons ATGGCAATGCCACAGCAACCATACCGGCAACAACAGCCTTATCCAGCACAACCACAGATGTATGTGGAGCCGGAACAATCAACAGCGGAGAACCTCAGCGAGGTCCTTGGCGAGTTGAAGATCGACGAGTCTGGCATCG CCCCATACATCAGAAGACAGAGAGCGGACCGTGTCGAGCCTGATGCCCCTGTCCAAGACGATGCTGAGGACAGACTCCCGCCTCTGAGCACGGGAGCCGGTGCAACGATTCGTATTCCACCCGAGCTCATGCCTGCGGACGAAGATGTGATGGCTTATTTCAAGATCTTTTTTGATGATATTCACCCCTACGTGCCAGTCATCCCCCGTTCCCATCTTTACTATCAATGGCAAAACGATCGGAGctccctctcccctctcctTCTTGAAGCGCTGTTTGCATGTGCGGGTCGACTGTCCGACGAGGCTTCAGAAGGTGCTCAGTGGCTCGCTTTGGCAAACA GGCACGAGCCAAGTTTCATGGATGTTCCACGGCTGAGTACCATACAGGCATTGCTTCTTCTGTTGAAGGCCAGAGAATCCCGCCCAAAGAAAGGATATTACTACAGATCCTGGCAGACTGTCAAGACCATTGTATCCATGGCCAAGGATTTGGACATCCATGAGCATTACAGTCTTCACGCGGAAGGCAAGCCTTGTGACCTCAGCCCGATTGAATGTTTGGTGTCCACACGAGTATGGCAGGCTCTGTTGGTGGTTGAAGTCATGATTGGAGGACCACAAG GCCGATCGGATTTTGGTGTCGATCCAGAGACAGTGGACATGCGTCCGACGTTGGACATCCGAGGTCTCGATCAGTACGAGATTGACCGCTCCCGACAGCACGCCTATTTTGTTCGCAATGCTCACCACATTCGCATAATCGCGGATGTCTATCACAAAGTAAAGAAACAGAAGGATTGGGAAGCCGATCCTCGCTTTGCGCAAAAGAATCCGCTTTTCATTGACTGGCTTCGTAACTTACCCCCGGACTTGCAGGTCAATTACCCAGCTGATGGTTCGCCTCCATGGCTCCCATCACACTTTGTGGGCAATATGCATTCACACTGCCATCTTGGGATTATTCTGTTGCATCGCCCGCAGCTGCTTGCATCACAATCATTCACAGCTGGGGGTGGCTGGAAGGTTCACATGTCACTGTGCTATTCTTCTGCTCGAAGCCTGTGTCGACTGCAAGAGGCCATTCTCAAACAGTTTGGCCTATCTGGCCTGCTGTATATGCAGAGAGGTATTAACTTTGCCATCTATTGCATTCTCACATGTACCATGCTACACCTG GTTGCCATCACTTCTCCCGATCCTCAGTTTAACTCTGACGCCCGTGAGTATTTCACTCGCCACATGCGAATACTTGAGCGATGCTCGGCTGCCTGGCCCATGCCGGAAATCCAAGCGCAGATCGACTCCTTGAGGCTGGCCTTCTCCGCCGACACGAGTCGCCCGTTTGAGTTGAAACCGAGCTTTCCCTACGGTAGTCCTTCGGAGCCATATCACCCCAGCCCGCCACTTGACGCGCATTATCATCCGCATCTCAGTCAAGTGGCAACCAATGTCCAATCCAGAGTGGGTTTCAACATGCATCCATTAACTCCTCCAATTTCGGCTGGTACTGAAGACTCGAAGTCCGACACATCCTCCCAGTTGCAATCCTTAGGAATGGTGCCCCATCAGCCCCCTACAACTCATCCACTGGATGCACCGTTGGTAGATGAAAACAGTTGGGACCCGACTCGAATCATCAA TCAATGGGACATGGCCTTCTCCGTCGCACCCTCCTCCGTGAGCACGAATTCGCCCCCGATGCCTATGCACAACGCGGCCCAGGGCGTACCTAATATGGTGCATGATCAGTACGTTCAGTACGAGTCGCCCACTAAAATGACTTCTGTTGCACCGCAGCAGTCTATCTCCCCACAATTCCAACAACCTCCGATAATGATCACGGCCCGAGATTGGCAGCAAAGCGTTGCTAGCGTGTATGACCCTCAGGGCCTGAAGCGGCGATGGAACTACTCGGTTGATCTCGGTTCCCAGGATCATATGGTGAAACGACAACGTGGATGA
- a CDS encoding uncharacterized protein (ID:PFLUO_003051-T1.cds;~source:funannotate), protein MAEIQNSNPTILNAADLPTRLRPAVPHKPGYGTGIFASALPSPANPADFLCTSPYESSDSDDDNLLEELIDEQEIYDLIGSVSDPEHPVSLGELAVVSLPDIKITPTLPKVPGSPLQTVTVLITPTITHCSLATVIGLGVRVRLEQSLPPRFRLDVRIKEGTHSTADEVNKQLADKERVAAALENGALMKVIAKMLETCK, encoded by the exons ATGGCTGAGATTCAGAACTCCAACCCGACCATCCTCAACGCGGCTGACCTGCCCACCCGTCTACGCCCTGCGGTCCCGCACAAGCCAGGCTATGGCACCGGCATCTTTGCGTCGGCTCTGCCCTCGCCTGCCAACCCGGCTGACTTCCTCTGCACCAGCCCCTACGAGTCCTCGGATTCAGACGATGATAATctcctggaggagctgattGATGAGCAGGAGATCTACG ATCTCATAGGCTCGGTTTCAGACCCTGAGCATCCCGTCTCGCTGGGAGAGCTGGCCGTTGTCTCGCTGCCCGACATCAAAATCACCCCAACCCTCCCGAAAGTCCCTGGTTCGCCTCTACAGACCGTCACCGTCCTCATCACTCCCACCATCACCCATTGCAGCCTGGCCACGGTCATCGGGCTTGGGGTGCGCGTTCGACTAGAGCAGTCGCTGCCTCCTCGCTTCCGCCTGGATGTGCGCATTAAGGAAGGTACCCACAGCACGGCGGATGAGGTCAACAAGCAGCTCGCGGACAAGGAACGGGTCgctgccgcgctggagaatGGAGCACTGATGAAGGTGATTGCCAAGATGTTGGAGACCTGCAAGTGA
- a CDS encoding uncharacterized protein (ID:PFLUO_003052-T1.cds;~source:funannotate), with protein MDDLYDEFGNYIGGAESDEEEVQQEVHAFNLDAYGEDGDEEEEDVVHDQQLMEVDEGPSNAVVLHEDKQYYPSASQVYGTDVETMVQEEDAQPLSEPIIAPVQQKKFAIAETELPPVHFSREFMTDLLNFPEQIRNVALAGHLHHGKTAFMDMLVKQTHDLTDRLEKRIGRRREEQLRYTDVHFLERERGLSIKSAPMSLVLQGTKGKSHLLNILDTPGHVNFVDEVATSVRLADGVVLVVDVVEGVQANTEQIIKHAVLEDIPLTLVVNKMDRLIMELKLPPNDAYFKLKHVIEEVNTVIESVLSDQGEKRRLSPEKGNVAFASSSMNWCFTLQSFARMYADSYPRLDSSEFAARLWGDIFYNPRSRKFTRKGVEENAKRSFVKFVLEPIYKLYSHTISESPEDLKETLASVGVSLKPSQLKSDAKELLNLVCEQFFGSATGFVDMLVQHVPSPVEGAQHKLDRYYTGPLDTKVAASMASCDQDGPLVVHVTKLFSTTDAASFNAFGRIMSGTARPGQQVRVLGEGYTPEDEEDMVVATISDTWIAETAYNISTNGVPAGNWVLLGGVDNSIVKTATLMPLKLEDDEEAYIFRPLRHMTESVFKVAVEPVNPSELPKMLEGLRKINKSYPLISTKVEESGEHVVLGTGELYMDCVMHDLRRLYSEMEIKVSDPVTRFCETVVETSAIMCYSITPNKKNKITMIAEPLDDGIAEGIEGGKVSIKDPIRKVARYFEENYDWDKLAARSIWAFGPEEMGPNILQDDTLPSQVDKKLLGTVRDSITQGFSWGTREGPLCEEPIRNTKFKLTDVSLADQAIYRGGGQIIPTARRAVYSSFLMASPRLMEPIYSCTMTGPADAVASVYTVLSRRRGHVLSDGPIAGTPLYSVRGLIPVIDSFGFETDLRIHTQGQAKLSLAFDKWSVVPGDPLDRDVKLKPLEMAPAMATARDFVLKTRRRKGLAEDVTVSKFLEPELWKGLKESGVLDS; from the exons ATGGACGACCTCTATGATGAGTTTGGTAACTATATCGGTGGTGccgagtccgacgaggaggaggtccAGCAGGAGGTCCATGCTTTTAATCTGGACGCCTacggcgaggacggcgacgaggaggaagaagatgtggTCCACGACCAGCAATTAATGGAGGTCGATG AAGGCCCCTCGAACGCCGTGGTCTTGCACGAGGACAAGCAGTATTATCCCAGCGCATCCCAAGTCTACGGCACCGACGTCGAAACCATGgtccaggaagaagatgcgcagcCGCTATCTGAGCCGATTATCGCCCCCGTTCAGCAAAAGAAATTTGCAATCGCAGAGACCGAACTCCCGCCCGTGCATTTCTCCCGCGAGTTTATGACCGATCTCCTCAATTTCCCCGAGCAAATACGGAACGTCGCGCTGGCCGGCCACCTGCACCACGGAAAAACCGCCTTTATGGACATGCTGGTGAAGCAGACCCACGATCTGACCGACCGGCTAGAGAAGCGCATCGGCCGACGACGGGAAGAACAGCTCCGATATACCGATGTCCACTTCCTAGAGCGAGAACGCGGTCTCTCAATCAAATCGGCGCCAATGAGCTTGGTTCTCCAGGGAACCAAGGGCAAGTCGCACCTCCTCAACATTCTTGATACTCCGGGACATGTCAATTTTGTCGACGAAGTCGCGACCTCGGTTCGTCTGGCCGACGGCGTGGTACTCGTCGTGGATGTTGTCGAGGGCGTTCAAGCAAACACCGAACAGATCATCAAACATGCGGTCTTGGAGGATATACCCCTAACTTTGGTTGTAAATAAGATGGATCGACTCATCATGGAGTTGAAGCTGCCGCCGAACGACGCCTATTTCAAGCTGAAGCATGTGATCGAAGAAGTCAACACGGTGATCGAGAGTGTTCTGTCGGACCAGGGTGAGAAGCGGCGCTTGAGCCCGGAGAAGGGCAATGTTGCCTTTGCGTCTAGCTCGATGAACTGGTGTTTCACTTTGCAGTCCTTCGCCCGGATGTATGCAGACAGCTACCCACGGCTGGATTCGTCGGAGTTTGCTGCCCGACTGTGGGGGGATATCTTCTACAACCCACGGAGCCGCAAATTTACTCGCAAGGGAGTGGAGGAGAACGCAAAAAGATCGTTTGTCAAGTTTGTCCTGGAGCCCATCTATAAGCTCTACTCCCATACGATCAGTGAAAGCCCAGAGGACCTCAAAGAGACCTTGGCAAGCGTTGGGGTCAGCCTAAAGCCATCTCAGCTCAAATCGGATGCAAAGGAGCTGCTTAACTTGGTTTGTGAGCAATTCTTCGGCTCTGCCACCGGGTTTGTGGATATGCTTGTTCAGCACGTCCCGTCCCCAGTGGAGGGTGCTCAGCACAAATTAGATCGGTACTATACCGGTCCTCTGGACACAAAAGTCGCGGCTTCCATGGCCTCCTGTGACCAGGATGGCCCCCTGGTGGTCCACGTCACCAAACTTTTCAGCACAACCGACGCTGCCAGCTTCAATGCCTTCGGAAGGATCATGAGTGGTACGGCTCGACCGGGCCAGCAAGTCCGTGTCCTGGGCGAGGGATACACgcccgaggatgaagaggacaTGGTCGTTGCCACCATTTCGGATACGTGGATTGCAGAGACAGCCTACAACATCTCCACGAATGGTGTTCCCGCCGGGAACTGGGTGCTGTTGGGTGGTGTGGACAATTCCATCGTGAAAACGGCAACTCTGATGCCTCTCAAAttggaagatgacgaagaagcatACATTTTCCGGCCCCTTCGGCACATGACCGAATCCGTCTTCAAAGTCGCCGTCGAGCCAGTCAACCCATCTGAATTACCCAAGATGCTGGAAGGGTTGCGCAAAATCAATAAAAGCTACCCGCTCATCTCCACGAAGGTTGAGGAGTCTGGTGAGCATGTGGTCTTGGGAACTGGAGAGCTCTACATGGACTGCGTGATGCATGATCTGCGCAGACTGTATTCCGAGATGGAGATCAAAGTGTCCGACCCCGTCACTCGTTTCTGTGAAACCGTGGTCGAAACCTCCGCGATCATGTGTTATTCGATCACGCcgaacaaaaagaacaagatTACTATGATTGCGGAGCCCTTGGACGACGGCATTGCAGAGGGGATCGAGGGGGGCAAGGTCAGCATCAAGGATCCTATCCGCAAGGTGGCTCGTTACTTTGAGGAGAACTATGACTGGGATAAGCTCGCCGCCCGGAGTATCTGGGCATTTGGCCCTGAGGAGATGGGCCCCAATATCCTCCAAGATGATACATTACCGTCGCAAGTGGACAAGAAGCTTCTCGGCACCGTTCGGGACTCCATCACCCAGGGCTTCAGCTGGGGTACGCGAGAGGGTCCTTTGTGTGAAGAAC CAATTCGGAACACCAAGTTCAAACTCACCGACGTGTCCCTGGCCGATCAAGCCATCTACCGCGGAGGAGGTCAGATAATTCCCACTGCCCGCCGGGCCGTGTATTCGTCATTCCTGATGGCATCTCCTCGTCTCATGGAACCGATCTATTCTTGTACAATGACGGGGCCCGCCGATGCCGTTGCTTCGGTCTACACCGTCTTGTCTCGGCGCAGAGGCCATGTCCTGTCGGACGGTCCGATTGCCGGTACGCCATTGTACTCCGTTCGCGGATTGATCCCGGTGATCGACTCATTCGGGTTTGAAACCGATCTACGGATCCATACCCAGGGTCAGGCCAAGCTCAGTCTCGCATTCGATAAATGGAGTGTGGTGCCCGGCGACCCACTAGACCGAGACGTCAAACTTAAGCCGCTAGAAATGGCGCCAGCGATGGCCACTGCACGAGACTTTGTCCTGAAGACGAGGCGCCGCAAAggcctggcggaggatgttACGGTCAGCAAGTTCTTGGAGCCGGAGCTATGGAAGGGTCTGAAGGAGAGTGGCGTTTTGGACTCAtga
- a CDS encoding uncharacterized protein (ID:PFLUO_003053-T1.cds;~source:funannotate): MSSSLPPVYIVSTARTPVGSFLGSLSSLTAPQLGSHAIKAAVDRAEGINATDVEEVFFGNVLSANVGQNPARQCAIGAGLEDSTVCTTVNKVCASGLKAVILGAQTIMTGNADIVVAGGAESMSNTPHYLPNMRAGAKYGHQSLVDGIMKDGLMDAYGKQELMGLQAEECAQDHGFNREQQDDYAIRSYEKAQTAQKAGLFDYEIAPIEIPGFRGKPGVTVSQDDEPKNLNPDKLRGMKPAFIPGTGTVTAPNSSPLNDGASAVVLVSEAKVKELNLKPIAKILGWGDAAQKPSKFTTSPALAIPKALKHAGVTQDAIDAFEINEAFSVVALANLKLLGLSEDKVNIHGGAVAIGHPLGASGARILATLIGVLKDKKGKLGCVGICNGGGGASALVIESLL, encoded by the exons atgtcttcttccCTGCCTCCTGTCTACATCGTGTCGACAGCCCGCACACCTGTGGGCTCGTTCCTGGG CTCACTGTCCAGTCTGACGGCCCCGCAGCTGGGTTCCCATGCGATCAAAG CGGCCGTGGACCGGGCTGAGGGTATCAATGCGACTGACGTTGAGGAGGTCTTCTTTGGCAATGTTCTGTCGGCGAA CGTCGGCCAGAACCCTGCCCGGCAATGCGCTATCGGTGCTGGGCTTGAGGACTCCACCGTCTGCACCACCGTCAACAAGGTGTGCGCCTCGGGTCTCAAGGCAGTCATTCTCGGTGCCCAGACTATCATGACCGGCAATGCCGACATTGTTGTGGCCGGTGGCGCCGAATCCATGTCCAACACCCCCCACTACCTGCCCAACATGCGCGCCGGCGCCAAGTACGGTCACCAGAGCCTAGTGGATGGTATCATGAAGGACGGGCTGATGGATGCCTACGGCAAGCAGGAGCTTATGGGCCTGCAGGCCGAGGAGTGTGCGCAGGATCATGGGTTCAACCGTGAGCAGCAGGATGACTATGCCATCCGCTCCTATGAGAAGGCCCAGACCGCGCAAAAGGCTGGCCTTTTCGATTATGAGATTGCGCCCATTGAGATCCCCGGGTTCAGGGGCAAGCCTGGCGTAACTGTTTCTCAGGATGATGAGCCAAAAAAT CTCAACCCCGACAAGCTTCGCGGCATGAAGCCGGCTTTCATCCCCGGTACTGGTACCGTGACCGCGCCGAATTCGTCACCGCTGAACGATGGTGCTTCAGCCGTGGTCTTGGTGTCTGaggccaaggtcaaggagctTAACCTGAAGCCCATTGCCAAAATCCTGGGCTGGGGTGATGCCGCTCAGAAGCCTAGCAAGTTCACAACCTCGCCTGCGCTGGCGATTCCCAAAGCTTTGAAGCACGCAGGAGTGACTCAGGATGCCATTGACGCCTTTGAGATCAACGAAGCCTTCAGTGTGGTTGCTCTGGCCAACCTGAAGCTCCTCGGTCTCTCAGAGGACAAAGTCAACATCCACGGCGGTGCCGTTGCGATTGGCCACCCTCTCGGAGCCAGCGGTGCTCGCATCCTGGCTACCTTGATCGGGGTCTTGAAAgacaagaagggcaagctggGCTGTGTTGGAATTTgcaatggcggcggcggtgcgaGTGCCCTGGTGATTGAGTCTCTGCTGTAA